The proteins below are encoded in one region of Helianthus annuus cultivar XRQ/B chromosome 2, HanXRQr2.0-SUNRISE, whole genome shotgun sequence:
- the LOC110916980 gene encoding uncharacterized protein LOC110916980: MENKKRLTTKRKSCMKHPKHEQSPGVCSLCLRERLSKISGSSSQTVSNVCSSSSSSSISSVTSVSSSRCSSNAPSCAASPTHTYRNRMHDVEGKGYLSLLRKSRSMAFVSEKIVEIDGEKKKKKGDGFWSKLMGLKRSNMQKRSMEEGSSRLMHSRTMREMLTTRI; encoded by the coding sequence ATGGAAAACAAGAAACGACTAACCACAAAGCGAAAGAGCTGCATGAAACACCCGAAACACGAGCAATCTCCTGGTGTTTGCTCGTTGTGCTTACGAGAAAGATTATCAAAGATATCGGGTTCTTCATCACAGACTGTCTCGAATGTTTGTTCGTCATCTTCATCGTCTTCTATCTCTTCCGTAACTTCTGTTTCTTCGTCTCGATGCTCGTCTAATGCCCCGTCTTGTGCAGCATCTCCCACGCATACTTATCGAAATCGAATGCATGATGTTGAAGGGAAAGGGTATCTTTCTTTATTGAGAAAGAGTAGATCAATGGCTTTTGTTAGCGAAAAGATTGTGGAAATTGATggggagaagaagaagaagaaaggagaTGGATTTTGGTCAAAATTGATGGGGTTAAAGAGAAGTAATATGCAGAAGAGATCAATGGAAGAGGGTTCTTCAAGACTCATGCATTCAAGAACTATGAGAGAAATGTTGACTACAAGAATTTGA
- the LOC118489322 gene encoding uncharacterized protein LOC118489322: MMAKINFFNGLYQQADRTRGSGCKDLDVMKVALKEFKERFPSGFQHIEAWEVVRRHEKWAQVPLMGEEGEGSAHKRKPVDVDLSIPDMNEDPSPQRAQRRDKRQATSSEGSSAELAAQFKVYTAMKEAKQAVELEAIELRKKRESEARELISAQLETMKNYNYDRDMKKFLKPHDDVPPSMLPIILARKREIANKYGWPCDF; the protein is encoded by the exons atgatggcgaaaataaactttttcaacggcctataccaacaagcg gatcgcacacgaggaagcggatgtaaggatctcgacgtgatgaaagtcgcgttaaaagaatttaaagaaaGATTTCCAAGCGGTTTTCAACACATCGAggcgtgggaggtcgttcgaagACACGAGAAATGGGCCCAAGTGCCATTGATGGGTGAGGAAGGTGAAGGTTCGGCACAtaaaagaaagcccgttgacgtggacctttcgataccggatatgaacgaagatccctcgccacaaagagcacaacggcgagacaagcgtcaagctacatcgtccgagggaagctcggccgagttggcggcacaattcaaagtgtacaccgccatgaaagaagcgaagcaagcggtagaattggaggcgatcgaattgaggaaaaaaagagagtcggaggctcgcgagctcatatcggCACAACTcgagacgatgaaaaactacaattacgatcgagatatgaaaaaattccttaagccgcacgacgatgttccgccaagtatgttgccgatcatcctcgcccgaaagcgagaaatcgctaacaagtacgggtggccatgcgatttctaa
- the LOC110904066 gene encoding agglutinin: MTFQHSGMIITQRQIKEETECECLFVECSDVDQERTGGSSMLDGCIVHGPWGGSFGGEWVYMPHQGFTRKIKISVRYGEVIDSINFQTCFTTGETLSSSFGGKGGNRTDTISIDYPNEYLKSISGTTENYHGSNVVMSVCFNTNQNCYGPFGTDSGTVFSYDGKGGVIVGFHGHADKYLNAIGVYMMPESLAFGPNSEYGDKLMPECLFLQLCSSMSQMTMPRDAGPWGACGGKPWDDGLFSAIKRIHVHEGELNAIYSIQFEYLKKDGKSILSQVHGGKGGCKTQVVNLDHKDEYLTGISGFYGTVKGYNGLEAIASISFHTNKRIHGPYGEDKGCGYNYYSSTASPGKVAGFHGRDNGFLSAIGVHMEYF, translated from the exons ATGACATTTCAACACTCCGGGATGATAATAACGCAAAGACAAATAAAAGAAGAAACAGAATGTGAGTGTTTGTTTGTTGAATGCTCGGATGTGGACCAAGAACGCACT GGAGGTTCAAGCATGTTGGATGGTTGTATAGTCCATGGACCGTGGGGTGGTTCATTCGGTGGAGAATGGGTTTATATGCCTCATCAAGGTTTTACTAGAAAAATAAAGATTAGTGTTAGATATGGAGAAGTTATTGACTCCATTAACTTCCAAACCTGCTTCACAACTGGTGAAACCCTAAGCTCCTCGTTTGGTGGCAAGGGTGGCAACCGAACAGACACG ATTAGCATTGACTATCCAAATGAATATCTCAAGTCCATAAGTGGGACAACAGAGAACTATCATGGATCTAATGTAGTGATGTCAGTATGTTTTAATACTAACCAGAACTGTTATGGCCCGTTCGGTACCGATAGTGGCACTGTTTTCTCGTATGATGGCAAAGGCGGCGTGATAGTAGGTTTTCATGGGCATGCTGACAAATACCTCAATGCGATTGGTGTTTATATGATGCCTGAGTCACTTGCATTTGGCCCAAATTCTGAATATGGAGACAAACTCATGCCTGAG TGTTTATTTCTACAGTTATGCTCTAGCATGTCTCAAATGACAATGCCAAGAGATGCAGGCCCGTGGGGAGCATGTGGAGGTAAACCCTGGGATGACGGACTTTTCTCCGCTATCAAACGCATACACGTTCATGAAGGAGAGCTGAACGCGATTTACTCGATTCAGTTTGAATATCTGAAAAAAGATGGCAAATCTATTTTGTCTCAAGTTCATGGAGGAAAAGGTGGTTGTAAAACACAAGTG GTTAATCTGGATCATAAAGATGAGTACTTGACTGGTATCTCTGGATTTTATGGGACTGTTAAAGGGTATAACGGATTGGAAGCGATAGCATCGATAAGTTTTCACACAAACAAGAGGATCCACGGGCCGTATGGAGAAGACAAGGGTTGTGGGTACAATTACTATAGTTCAACCGCATCTCCCGGGAAAGTAGCTGGTTTCCATGGAAGGGATAATGGTTTCTTAAGTGCAATCGGTGTTCATATGGAATATTTCTGA
- the LOC118484905 gene encoding uncharacterized protein LOC118484905 has product MQSLENVLINNDFIYETREEPGTEIVTEIFFLHQDSRVMWRAFPHVMMIDATYKTNIYNMPFIQIVGMTPTNKSFIIAHAVVSKERGDNFVWVLERVKSMLDECMEPRVILTDRDLALMGACAKVFPDASRLLCRWHIQQNVMKHCKGAFTDDDWKKFMSFWGTLIESPSIPIYDYHLRNMRKRLVECKRSIFIMEDDLMPGDDIHLEPVQQGPRRRQRPPVDTLQGHPYLEFPDGTDAARHCQKLRRMHVGSHPSIDWDAMDEIAETPRVRRFIPIDSPWHRLFDLAHTPTYRELLVEFLSSFTFHPPGEPVPLPYPGAPHPPEVSFRLAGVMRSMTLAEFAVHCGLYMQEEIETEIYTAGLVVVEKPTLVGFWQVIAGADHWEHEKSKGRVSFVRDPLYRYLHHLLATSISARGYSRGWCTTTDLFFLYCLLYRRPCALAHGLAQYFASGYHRQERGFLYGGAYVTVIARSLGLVPHQDPHLRTPAIMPTRMGMQSLWGMRVIKRFPVGPRFKNRDGGVWREEALPEHFEPVHPPADPADVVPVEDPPEDLDGAAPPQPPLPAGAPQFPRHVIRGHAPGAALHPDVRAELDRLNDLVTSWCFTFCNARVNVNSLDRTNNKTN; this is encoded by the exons ATGCAGTCACTAGAAAATGTGCTGATAAACAACGACTTTATTTACGAGACACGGGAAGAACCCGGAACAGAGATCGTAACAGagatcttctttcttcatcaggaCTCGAGAGtcatgtggcgtgcattcccccaCGTCATGATGATCGATGCAACGTACAAGACAAACATATACAATATGCCCTTTATCCAGATTGTTGGTATGACGCCTACCAACAAATCGTTTATTATCGCGCATGCCGTTGTTAGTAAAGAACGGGGTGATAACTTTGTGTGGGTGCTTGAGAGGGTTAAGTCAATGTTGGATGAATGTATGGAgccacgtgtgattttaacggatAGAGACCTAGCCCTTATGGGCGCGTGTGCTAAAGTATTTCCAGACGCCTCCAGGCTTCTTTGCAGGTGGCACATACAACAGAATGTTATGAAGCACTGCAAGGGTGCCTTCACAGACGACGACTGGAAGAAATTTATGTCATTCTGGGGGACATTGATTGAGTCTCCATCCATACCCATCTACGACTACCACTTGCGCAACATGCGAAAGCGACTTGTGGAGTGCAAACGTTCTA TATTTATTATGGAGGACGATCTGATGCCGGGCGATGACATTCACTTAGAGCCGGTTCAGCAGGGTCCACGACGGAGACAGCGACCGCCTGTGGATACGCTGCAGGGGCATCCATATCTAGAGTTTCCCGACGGCACCGACGCCGCCCGTCATTGCCAGAAGCTTAGGAGGATGCACGTTGGATCGCATCCATCGATCGACTGGGATGCGATGGATGAGATTGCTGAGACGCCGAGAGTGCGTCGGTTTATACCTATCGATTCGCCGTGGCATCGTCTTTTTGATTTGGCGCACACGCCGACCTACAGGGAGCTGCTGGTCGAGTTCCTTTCGTCATTCACATTTCACCCTCCTGGGGAGCCAGTGCCGCTTCCGTACCCAGGTGCTCCCCATCCGCCTGAGGTTTCTTTCAGGCTTGCTGGCGTTATGCGTTCGATGACGCTAGCAGAGTTTGCGGTGCATTGTGGTTTATACATGCAGGAGGAGATCGAGACTGAGATTTACACAGCGGGGCTAGTGGTGGTTGAAAAACCCACTCTTGTAGGGTTTTGGCAGGTGATTGCGGGGGCGGATCATTGGGAGCACGAAAAGTCGAAGGGGAGGGTGTCGTTTGTTAGGGACCCACTATACAG GTATCTGCACCATTTGCTCGCCACTTCTATTTCAGCGCGCGGCTACAGCCGTGGGTGGTGTACGACCACAGATCTTTTtttcctttattgtttgttgtataGGAGGCCGTGCGCGCTAGCACACGGTCTAGCCCAGTACTTCGCCTCCGGCTATCACCGGCAGGAGCGCGGATTTTTGTATGGCGGGGCGTACGTGACCGTCATTGCCCGTTCATTGGGCCTCGTACCACACCAGGACCCACATCTACGGACGCCGGCAATCATGCCGACGCGGATGGGCATGCAGTCGCTATGGGGGATGAGGGTTATCAAGAGGTTCCCCGTTGGCCCGCGGTTTAAAAACCGCGACGGGGGCGTATGGAGAGAGGAGGCCCTACCAGAGCATTTCGAGCCCGTTCATCCTCCTGCAGATCCTGCTGATGTAGTGCCCGTGGAGGACCCTCCGGAGGATCTAGACGGTGCAGCTCCGCCACAGCCACCGCTACCTGCCGGGGCACCTCAGTTTCCACGTCACGTTATTCGAGGTCATGCCCCAGGAGCTGCGCTACATCCGGATGTACGAGCCGAGCTTGACAGGCTCAACGATTTG GTTACAAGTTGGTGTTTTACATTTTGCAACGCGCGGGTTAACGTCAACTCGTTAGATAGAACTAATAATAAAACCAATTAG
- the LOC110891792 gene encoding uncharacterized protein LOC110891792, which translates to MGRYGGLWLRKTLDYGRTKSIYNAHPNIDVDSSPNVDNDIQANDDIDASPNVDNDIQANDDVDASPNVDNDNPTTSIPTTRGIIDLNDLPSDPHDRPPIASYHPNQIDDLRSWLEYNIKVDKVYCLYCYLFKEDVGNQGGRDTWSSSSKGFCDWSKKGSLKEHVGNVDSHHLKAAQKCHNLMNQKQSMDENMKKLTKEEMIANYYRLLGSVMSARFCLENSLPFRGHDESEESNSQGMFLSVLDLISTNYPEIGKYTLENAKKNNKLTSPKIQKEIINCFSKEITKSICAEIKDDVFGLLVDEYSDVSLKEQMAVVVRFVDKLGTVRESLIGIVHVKDTTSTTLKQATNDLLATNQLSIKQE; encoded by the exons ATGGGGCGTTATGGTGGGTTATGGCTTCGGAAAACGCTCGACTACGGAAGGACTAAGAGCATTTACAATG CTCATCCGAATATTGACGTTGATTCAAGTCCGAATGTTGATAATGATATCCAAGCAAATGATGACATTGATGCAAGTCCGAATGTTGATAATGATATCCAAGCAAATGATGACGTTGATGCAAGTCCGAATGTTGATAATGATAATCCTACAACTTCAATTCCAACAACACGCGGTATTATTGATTTGAATGATCTTCCTTCGGATCCACATGATAGGCCACCTATTGCTAGTTATCACCCAAATCAAATAGATGACTTAAGAAG TTGGTTAGAGTATAACATCAAAGTAGACAAAGTATATTGTTTATATTGTTACTTGTTTAAAGAAGATGTTGGTAATCAAGGCGGAAGAGATACATGGTCTTCTAGTTCTAaaggcttttgtgattggagtaAAAAGGGGTCATTAAAGGAACATGTTGGGAATGTTGATAGTCATCATTTAAAGGCAGCACAAAAATGTCACAATCTCATGAATCAAAAGCAATCTATGGATGAGAATATGAAGAAGTTGACTAAAGAAGAAATGATTGCAAATTATTATCGATTACTTGGTTCTGTTATGAGTGCTAGATTCTGTTTAGAAAACTCTTTACCCTTTCGTGGCCATGATGAGTCGGAAGAATCTAATTCTCAAGGTATGTTTCTTTCGGTGTTAGACTTGATTAGTACTAACTACCCGGAAATTGGAAAGTACACATTAGAGAATGCAAAAAAGAACAATAAATTGACATCGCCAAAGATACAAAAGGAGATTATTAATTGCTTTTCAAAGGAAATAACAAAAAGCATTTGTGCAGAAATTAAAGATGATGTGTTTGGGTTGTTGGTAGATGAATATAGTGATGTTTCTTTGAAGGAGCAAATGGCTGTAGTTGTTAGATTTGTTGATAAACTTGGGACTGTTAGAGAGAGTTTAATCGGAATTGTTCATGTGAAAGACACGACTTCTACAACTCTTAAACAAGCCACTAATGATTTATTAGCAACCAACCAGTTAAGCATAAAGCAA GAGTGA